A single window of Gossypium arboreum isolate Shixiya-1 chromosome 13, ASM2569848v2, whole genome shotgun sequence DNA harbors:
- the LOC108462417 gene encoding ent-kaurenoic acid oxidase 1-like → MDMMGPMWMMIAVLAILGGLKWVLRRVNWWVYETQLGDKRHALPPGDLGWPFIGNMWSFLRAFRSNDPDSFIGSFVSRFGHTGIYKAFMFGNPSVIVTMPETCKRVLNDDDAFKPGWPTSTVELIGKKSFIGISYDEHKRLRHLTAASINGHEALSVYIPYIEENVVSTLEKWSEMGEMEFLTHLRMLTFRIIMFIFLSSESEEVMAALEKEYTDLNHGVRSMTINVPGFAYYKALKARKKLVAVFQSVVNERRNERKTKKWLKKEDMLDALMEVKDEKGETLEDEEIIDIMLMYLNAGHESSAHTTMWATIFLQQHPHFLQKAKAEQERIVKERSTTKKGLTLLEIREMKYLSKVIDETLRLVTFSLTVFREALTDVSINGYVIPKGWKILVWFRSIHLNPQIYPKPKEFNPSRWDDYTAKASTFLPFGAGSRLCPGNDLAKLEIAIFLHHFLLNYELDRVNPESRVRYLPHTRPADNCLARIKRHNTFSTQER, encoded by the exons ATGGACATGATGGGTCCGATGTGGATGATGATCGCAGTCTTAGCGATATTAGGTGGTTTAAAATGGGTCCTTAGGAGAGTAAATTGGTGGGTTTACGAAACCCAGTTGGGCGATAAACGGCACGCTTTGCCGCCCGGAGATTTGGGGTGGCCTTTTATCGGCAACATGTGGTCTTTTCTCCGAGCTTTCAGGTCCAACGATCCCGATTCTTTCATTGGTTCCTTCGTTTCTAG ATTCGGACACACTGGAATCTACAAGGCCTTCATGTTTGGGAACCCAAGTGTAATCGTTACCATGCCCGAAACATGCAAAAGGGTATTAAACGACGATGATGCATTCAAGCCGGGATGGCCTACTTCCACCGTGGAACTCATTGGCAAGAAATCGTTCATCGGCATTTCTTACGACGAACACAAGCGTCTCCGCCACTTGACAGCGGCTTCCATTAATGGACACGAAGCGTTGTCCGTTTACATCCCGTACATCGAAGAAAACGTGGTATCTACCTTGGAAAAATGGTCCGAAATGGGAGAAATGGAGTTCTTGACTCATCTCCGAATGCTCACTTTTAGGATCATAATGTTCATTTTTCTTAGCTCGGAAAGTGAAGAGGTAATGGCAGCATTAGAGAAGGAATATACCGATCTCAACCATGGAGTTAGATCCATGACTATCAATGTCCCCGGATTTGCTTACTATAAAGCCCTCAAG GCTCGGAAAAAGCTAGTGGCAGTATTCCAATCGGTGGTGAATGAGAGAAGAAATGAGAGGAAAACAAAGAAGTGGTTAAAGAAGGAAGACATGTTGGATGCATTGATGGAAGTGAAAGACGAGAAAGGTGAAACATTGGAGGATGAAGAAATCATTGACATTATGTTAATGTATCTGAATGCAGGCCATGAATCTTCCGCCCATACCACAATGTGGGCCACTATTTTCCTCCAACAACACCCTCATTTCCTTCAAAAAGCAAAG GCAGAGCAAGAAAGGATAGTGAAAGAAAGATCAACAACCAAAAAGGGTTTAACCCTACTGGAAATTAGGGAAATGAAATATCTTTCTAAG GTGATTGATGAGACACTTCGCTTGGTAACATTTTCGTTGACGGTATTCCGTGAGGCACTAACAGATGTTAGTATAAACG GTTATGTGATACCCAAAGGATGGAAAATCCTAGTGTGGTTCAGAAGCATTCACTTGAATCCTCAAATTTATCCAAAGCCGAAAGAATTTAATCCTTCTCGATGGGAT GATTATACAGCCAAAGCAAGTACTTTCCTTCCCTTTGGAGCAGGAAGTAGATTGTGCCCCGGAAATGATCTTGCCAAGCTTGAAATAGCCATTTTTCTTCATCACTTTCTCCTTAACTACGA GTTGGATCGGGTCAATCCCGAAAGTCGGGTTCGGTACCTACCACATACAAGACCTGCAGATAATTGCTTGGCAAGAATCAAGAGACATAACACCTTCTCCACCCAAGAAAGATAA
- the LOC108462418 gene encoding E3 ubiquitin-protein ligase PUB22-like produces the protein MNCPPDFRCPISMEIMKDPVTIVTGVSYERKNIEKWFFVYNKKTCPTTMQCVESFDMTPNHTLKRLILAWKETLLARPSTSSSMPQPLIKHDEMVSLFTALESSPFKVSSMKKIRAIVELGDETKSDFIRSGGVEAVVGMLINQFDNSDFVSFQACEEALGILHLLPLSKQDEKSFQLISKPDPMRSIAIILQRGSAEARFYAITIFRKIAKTGFNWNPLLEDQGIDLFKSLLELVYDGICNKASSYALEILFEILSSSKKSRLKAIEAGAICILIELLPDSNRSKSEKMLLLIKLLCESPEGRMAIVDHSLGIPVISKTLLQVSNLATKLGVKILWQVCNFHPTERVLEEMLMYGAVKKMVTLLHLEGRLSSTKKKVLEMLKMHCNSWRRHQCFPCDLKDYLGVK, from the coding sequence ATGAATTGTCCACCAGATTTCAGATGCCCCatttccatggaaatcatgaaggATCCGGTCACCATCGTCACCGGAGTCTCTTACGAGCGGAAGAACATCGAGAAATGGTTCTTCGTCTACAACAAGAAGACATGTCCGACCACCATGCAATGCGTCGAGAGCTTCGATATGACCCCGAATCACACCCTCAAACGTCTCATTCTTGCCTGGAAAGAAACACTCTTAGCCCGTCCGTCCACTTCATCGTCTATGCCACAACCGTTGATCAAGCACGACGAGATGGTTTCCCTCTTCACCGCCCTCGAATCATCTCCTTTTAAAGTAAGTTCCATGAAGAAAATCCGAGCAATAGTCGAGTTAGGTGACGAAACAAAGTCCGATTTCATTCGATCCGGCGGGGTGGAGGCTGTTGTTGGAATGCTAATCAATCAGTTCGACAATTCTGATTTCGTTAGCTTTCAAGCATGCGAGGAAGCTTTAGGTATCTTACATTTACTCCCATTATCGAAACAAGACGAAAAATCATTTCAGTTGATATCAAAACCAGATCCAATGAGATCAATAGCGATCATCCTTCAACGAGGTAGCGCCGAAGCTCGATTTTACGCCATCACCATCTTCCGAAAAATAGCCAAAACCGGCTTTAACTGGAACCCTTTACTTGAAGATCAAGGTATCGACTTATTCAAATCCTTACTAGAACTAGTCTACGATGGGATATGCAACAAAGCAAGTTCATACGCACTCGAAATCCTTTTCGAAATCCTATCATCATCCAAGAAAAGCCGATTAAAAGCCATCGAAGCCGGCGCCATTTGCATCCTCATCGAGCTTTTACCCGATTCGAACCGATCCAAATCCGAGAAAATGCTGCTTTTAATAAAGCTATTATGCGAGTCACCAGAAGGCAGGATGGCTATAGTGGATCATAGTTTAGGGATACCTGTAATTTCAAAAACCCTATTGCAAGTCTCAAATTTAGCCACTAAACTTGGGGTTAAGATCCTGTGGCAGGTATGTAATTTTCACCCAACGGAAAGGGTATTGGAGGAAATGTTGATGTATGGAGCTGTGAAGAAGATGGTGACATTGTTGCATTTAGAGGGACGATTATCGTCGACTAAAAAAAAGGTGTTGGAGATGTTGAAGATGCATTGTAATTCATGGAGGCGACACCAATGTTTCCCTTGTGATTTGAAGGATTATTTGGGGgtaaaatag